ACTGTGACTGCTATGGATGTCGTGTACGCATTGAAGCGTCAAGGAAGAACTCTGTACGGCTTTGGCGGTTAAACGCTACTCAAAAAGTCTACACAAACGGCCCTTTTCAGGGCcaccaaatattttaaacaaggaACCCTCTGTTTTAATAACATTCTATTGGTAAAAATTTAACCAATTGTTGTACTTACCAACTGAATTACTCTTTGATATTTCTAACATGATACGTGTAGTGTTGAAGTTCTGTTTTAATTACAtgttaaaattatagtttGTAATTCCATGATGCTCGTTCAACTAAAGTTTTGGAGTAAGTGCCATGCGATTCCTCACACTCCTCTTACCAAAAGATAAAACGCCAACCGAACTCCATGGCCAGATCCTTCGAGAACGCCCTTATATCTTCGTACGCGCTATGCAGCACTATGACGTCGAGTCACGAGACCCGACTCTGTCGGCCACCGCCAAAAGAGGCGCATCAGACCTTTATGGCCTTAACCATAACATCCGTGACTCTTAGAATTCGTCACGCATCCAGCTATCGGTTACCACCGTTTCCCAAACGACGACAGACCTTCCACACGGGTCGACGCTTACATACAATGTCTATTCTATACGAAGTAAAGACGAACTCAGAACCATAAGTCGGCGTCTTCGACCCTAACCTAAAATTTGTTACCTCATGTTCTACAGCATGAAACGAGGATCATTCTTAACTATGACAGGATAacttaaaaacacttttttcaatgCAAGAATATTTTACGGGGATCTAAagtgaataattaatgtaacaattgtatattgaatataaaaactgtacacaaaagtttgaaaaccgACTTTGATAGGTTTAGTGTTCTAAACCCTATTTCACAATCTtactattttcaaaaattcatatgcGTTCAAAGAATACTCTTTCAAGAagcgtataattttatataacatctatattatacaaaatataaaataataacaacataCAATAATGCAAATAATCCATTTCATATCCGTAGTTTGTAGGTAAGACTCCGTTCAAACTGAGAGTGCTCACAAAAATCTGAACattctgtttgttttttataagTTAAAGATGACCACAGCAagccatttttgttttgtaatacaataatgaaattttaattaaatattcttatcaAGGATCaggattaatattattataaaattcttagAAATTCAATTCTAGAAACCAGAATATTTTCCACGTATCGAGAAAATTGTTGGCCCTAAAAAGGGCCGTTTAATCTAATAACGCTAAAGCGTTTACTTGGAGCTGGTATACTTGGTGACTGCCTTGGTTCCTTCTGAAACAGCGTGCTTGGCTAATTCACCAGGTAGCAAAAGCCTCACAGCAGTCTGGATCTCCCGAGATGTGATGGTCGATCGTTTGTTGTAATGAGCCAATCGGGAAGCTTCGGCAGCAATGCGTTCGAAGACATCATTGACGAAGCTGTTCATGATGCTCATAGCCTTGCTGGAGATTCCGGTGTCAGGATGGACTTGCTTCAAGACTTTGTAGATGTAGATAGCATAGCTCtccttcctcctcctcttcttcttcttgtcgGTCTTGCTGATGTTCTTCTGGGCTTTACCAGCCTTCTTCACAGCCTTTCCGCTTGCCTTGGGTGGCATGGTTTAGAATCAGATTCAAAAACGCACGAGAGCTCTGAACTTCACGAAGGATGCAGATAGAATGATTTTGACGCCGGCGCGAGCCGGTATTTATAGCGAAAAGGGGGAGCGCCGGTCGACCAATCACGTTCGAGCTCGCGCTCCAGACCATCTACTGGCCCTCGCAGCCGTAAATCCGGCGTCGTTCGATTGCGCATCGAACTAAGCATTCAAGAATTACAAAACCTAGTgtctaaaaattgattttattgcCATCAGCTCCTAGAATGACCTTTTTGAACAACCACACGTCAAATATAAGTAAGCATTTTCCCAGAACAATTATCAAAGAGAAAGTAACAACTTTCCCTTTACTAAAACTACACTAGTTTAATCTAATGGTAACACTCACACTAAATAACAATATACGACGCAGATTTCCCAGCTACTAAGAGAAGTCAAAAACATACAACCAGagatgtattaggttgtcctaaaagtttctttcgtgagttgcattcaattgtTTTGTGTAGcagtgtttctataaatagacaatctaatttcttagacattgttgctgtaacagtaatggagcgaaatgaattgtacacaattttgtaatgtaacataaaacataaaatattgtgtatgaattaattattaataaaacgaaagaaacttttgggacaacctaatatatgaACGTTGTATAATGATTTATTCGCAACGTGTAATACGCATTATCAACGTATAACGCGTATTCTATGATAAAGCATTACAAAATCAGTAGTTCTAATAGGACCTTATCCCATTCTGTGCATCTTATGCGTGCGAATTGAAGCTAACGAAGACTTTGTAAGCTCTTAAGTTGCAGTAGGACCTATCGACAGATCACACTTGCAAACAGGGGTTATTACCGCGACGTTTAGAAAGCGCATTTGTGGGAAACTGCCACCCAGATGCGAAGAACCGTTAGTTTACGGCCCTCAGGTACTTCCGACCCTGACCGCTATACTTGCTACGCATTTCTCTAAACGTGAAACAGTCTTTCGTCTTTCGATAAGTAAATGGATCAAATTcttgtttaacacgttcactgccagactaaaactcttgaaaatttctaccgtgtttaaattttgtttacagactatcGAAAGctgcgtaatgaaacatttattttggtatttagttctgtaacttcatcaaaatccaagtattttatttaaattcattttctgtgacacttaactttcagaattaatagttttcgtttttcagtgaaaagcactgtcgcccatatatgggtgacgtggcgatcaacgtgttaaacataaatttcttttaataaataagaaatatcgaagaactgttcgttactttttcattcattacCGCAAACGgataaaattcttgtttaaacataaatttcgattaataaataagaaatatttaagaactGTTCGTTACTTTTCCTTAATGTTCGTTACACTAGAATTCCAAGAAAATGTTGTCTACTCTGGTCGCTAGTCATTAATTGTTCAGGCAGGTATATGATATATGTCGGAGTCTGTTCAGCTGTAGtgaactatttaaaattaagatgTTCATCTTCGTAATAAAGTACTTTCTTCGTACaacgcaaaataattttgcaatttagcacgataatttaaaattatgaacatttataCTTTGCAAGGATGCATTTGATACCTAGAAAGAAAGAGGCAGTGGGTAGTTCTACGTGGTAAGAATGTGGTGGCCCTGAAAAGGGCCATTTATGTTTGAATGTTGTTATTGCAGAGcgcaattatttctttgctgGAGCCTTGACCGATTTCGATGTAGCGGTCTTCTTCGGCTTAGGAGTCCTGGTCTTCGCTGCAGGAGCTTTGGCGGTCTTCCTCGACTTGGACATGTTCTTAGCTTCTGTGGCAGTCTTCGCTTTAGTTGCCGCTGCTTTCGCTGCGGTTTTCTTCACTGCGGCTGCCTTCTTTTCTACTGGTTTCTTAGC
This sequence is a window from Hylaeus volcanicus isolate JK05 unplaced genomic scaffold, UHH_iyHylVolc1.0_haploid 13067, whole genome shotgun sequence. Protein-coding genes within it:
- the LOC128882096 gene encoding histone H2B; the protein is MPPKASGKAVKKAGKAQKNISKTDKKKKRRRKESYAIYIYKVLKQVHPDTGISSKAMSIMNSFVNDVFERIAAEASRLAHYNKRSTITSREIQTAVRLLLPGELAKHAVSEGTKAVTKYTSSK